In Coleofasciculus chthonoplastes PCC 7420, the following proteins share a genomic window:
- a CDS encoding methyl-accepting chemotaxis protein, producing MWAKFLKNLTNQKKLQNQILLLLFLSSLIPVSIVGLYGIFSSSTALSEVSETKLEDRVTDDAENIDAVLEGINEDVLFLSKIPAIQGIIRSETASEGNQSADVWVDQAQTIFESLMQAKSQYMQLRFLDENGQEIVRVDSDGTTTTIIPESELQNKGDRGYFVETMKLEPGEVYVSPVNLNQEQGKIETPFKPVIRYATPVADAAGTKQGIVIANVFANKFLRYIEDANLSEGETALLVNAEGYYLSHPDDEKEWGFDLGNDETLAKDYSDQIVEQILQGGQGLIGTGSNELISYATVDPAPNQPGFLVAIRTVPKSTIFASVTAFKVVATLIILISLAAVLPVGVFRTSQLADLLKQIVTRISTSSQEIFSTLEEQERVASQQAASVNETTTTMDELEASSRQSAEQAKAAVSAAQKALELTQGGTQAVGETLEGMYTLENKVGAIAQQIVRLSEQANQIGSISQLVSELANKTNMLALNSSVEAVRAGEHGKGFSVVANEIRKLADQSQQSADKIGLLVSEIQSAINSTVMVTDEGTKTVASGVQIAQKTNEAFTGVADAVDKVVLNNQQISLNLKQQVDAIQQVVEAMETINKGAKETATGINQTKIGTQQLNETSLELQEMV from the coding sequence ATGTGGGCAAAATTTCTCAAAAATTTAACCAACCAGAAAAAGCTTCAAAATCAAATCTTATTGCTGCTGTTTTTAAGCAGTCTTATTCCCGTCTCAATTGTGGGACTTTATGGAATATTTTCGTCCTCGACTGCTTTATCCGAAGTCTCAGAAACTAAACTTGAGGACAGGGTTACTGATGATGCCGAAAATATTGATGCTGTCTTAGAGGGGATTAATGAGGATGTCTTATTCCTGAGCAAGATTCCCGCTATTCAAGGGATTATTCGCTCAGAAACGGCTTCCGAAGGCAATCAATCGGCTGATGTTTGGGTAGACCAAGCCCAGACCATTTTTGAGAGTCTAATGCAGGCGAAGTCTCAATATATGCAGCTTCGGTTTCTTGACGAAAATGGTCAGGAAATAGTCAGGGTTGATTCCGATGGAACGACGACGACAATTATCCCCGAATCGGAGTTACAAAATAAGGGCGATCGCGGCTATTTTGTGGAAACGATGAAACTGGAGCCAGGTGAGGTTTATGTCTCCCCGGTTAACTTAAATCAAGAACAAGGAAAAATCGAAACCCCGTTTAAACCAGTAATTCGCTACGCCACACCTGTTGCTGATGCAGCCGGTACAAAACAGGGAATTGTGATTGCCAATGTTTTTGCTAACAAGTTTCTCAGATATATCGAGGATGCCAATTTAAGCGAGGGCGAAACCGCCTTACTGGTTAATGCAGAGGGCTACTATCTCTCTCACCCTGATGATGAGAAAGAATGGGGATTTGATCTGGGCAATGATGAAACCTTGGCGAAGGATTATTCTGACCAAATTGTTGAGCAAATTCTCCAAGGCGGACAGGGATTAATTGGTACAGGAAGTAATGAACTCATTAGCTACGCTACCGTTGATCCAGCACCGAATCAACCTGGCTTTTTAGTGGCTATCCGTACCGTTCCCAAAAGCACAATTTTTGCCTCTGTGACGGCGTTTAAAGTAGTAGCGACGCTGATTATTTTAATCTCTCTCGCCGCCGTGCTACCCGTGGGCGTTTTCCGGACAAGTCAACTAGCAGATTTACTTAAACAAATTGTGACTCGTATCTCCACCTCTAGCCAAGAGATTTTTTCCACCTTAGAAGAACAAGAACGGGTGGCGAGTCAGCAAGCGGCTTCAGTGAATGAAACGACTACTACCATGGATGAGTTAGAAGCCTCCTCCCGACAATCTGCAGAACAAGCCAAGGCTGCTGTATCCGCCGCCCAGAAAGCGTTGGAACTGACTCAGGGAGGAACCCAAGCAGTCGGTGAAACCCTGGAAGGGATGTACACCCTGGAGAATAAAGTCGGCGCGATCGCACAACAGATTGTTCGTCTTTCTGAACAGGCAAATCAAATTGGTAGTATTTCTCAGTTGGTGTCTGAATTAGCCAACAAAACCAACATGTTAGCCCTCAATTCCTCAGTAGAAGCAGTGCGGGCGGGAGAACATGGCAAAGGCTTCTCGGTGGTTGCCAATGAAATTCGCAAATTAGCCGATCAAAGTCAACAATCCGCTGACAAAATTGGTCTTCTGGTTTCCGAAATTCAAAGCGCGATTAACTCAACAGTAATGGTGACGGATGAAGGAACAAAAACCGTGGCATCTGGTGTACAAATTGCCCAAAAAACTAATGAAGCGTTCACCGGGGTAGCCGATGCGGTGGACAAAGTGGTGTTAAATAACCAACAAATATCCCTGAACTTAAAACAGCAAGTCGATGCGATTCAACAAGTCGTCGAGGCGATGGAAACCATTAATAAGGGTGCAAAAGAAACCGCCACAGGGATTAATCAAACCAAGATCGGGACTCAGCAACTGAACGAAACCTCCTTGGAATTGCAAGAGATGGTTTAA
- the bioB gene encoding biotin synthase BioB yields MVQTPLRQSDNSLHPDTANSSASVPTSVRDWLNALAQRIIAGDRINREEALKLTQIEGQDNILLLCEAADQVRQACCGNTVDLCSIVNIKSGSCSENCGFCAQSAHHPGKDSPIYGLKSPEEILAQAKAADAAGAKRFCLVSQGRGPKYQSPKSTEFEQILETVQRIISETGIKPCCALGEVTPEQAQALKEAGVTRYNHNLEASENFFPEIVTTHRWRDRVETIKHLKAAGIQACTGGILGMGETWEDRVDLALALRELEVESVPLNLLNPRQGTPLGEQTKLDPYQALKAIAIFRLILPEQIIRYAGGREAVMGELQALGLKAGINAMLIGHYLTTLGQPPEHDHAMLESLCLTGGEAPLPGEHQSQQV; encoded by the coding sequence ATGGTTCAAACGCCATTACGACAGTCTGACAATTCACTCCATCCGGATACGGCGAATTCCTCAGCCTCCGTACCCACCTCAGTGCGAGACTGGCTCAACGCTCTCGCCCAACGGATTATCGCAGGCGATCGCATCAATCGAGAGGAAGCGCTGAAACTGACGCAGATAGAGGGACAAGATAATATTCTGCTCCTGTGTGAAGCCGCCGATCAAGTGCGCCAAGCCTGCTGCGGTAACACCGTGGATTTATGCAGTATTGTGAACATTAAATCCGGTAGCTGCTCAGAAAACTGCGGCTTTTGCGCCCAATCTGCCCATCATCCAGGAAAGGATTCCCCTATTTACGGACTCAAATCCCCAGAGGAAATACTGGCACAAGCCAAAGCCGCCGATGCAGCAGGGGCAAAGCGTTTTTGTTTGGTAAGTCAAGGGCGTGGACCGAAATATCAATCCCCCAAATCCACAGAATTTGAGCAAATTCTGGAAACCGTTCAGCGGATTATTAGTGAAACCGGGATTAAGCCCTGCTGCGCCTTAGGCGAAGTGACACCAGAACAGGCACAGGCACTCAAGGAAGCTGGAGTTACCCGCTATAACCATAACTTAGAGGCATCGGAGAACTTTTTCCCGGAAATCGTCACCACTCATCGTTGGCGCGATCGCGTCGAGACGATTAAGCATCTGAAAGCGGCGGGAATTCAAGCTTGTACGGGTGGCATTTTGGGAATGGGAGAAACCTGGGAGGATCGGGTAGATTTAGCCCTAGCCTTGCGGGAATTAGAGGTGGAATCTGTCCCCCTGAACTTGCTGAATCCCCGTCAAGGAACGCCCTTGGGAGAACAGACAAAACTTGATCCATACCAAGCACTAAAGGCGATCGCGATTTTCCGGCTGATTTTGCCCGAACAAATCATTCGCTATGCTGGCGGACGAGAAGCGGTGATGGGCGAACTCCAAGCCTTGGGATTGAAAGCCGGGATTAATGCCATGTTAATTGGTCATTACCTAACCACTTTAGGACAGCCACCAGAACACGATCATGCCATGTTAGAGTCATTATGCTTAACCGGAGGCGAAGCACCGCTTCCCGGAGAGCATCAATCCCAGCAAGTATAG
- a CDS encoding biotin transporter BioY has protein sequence MSAPHELVWALIGLLLTIGGTFLEAFVTNPPWDWSSQGIQPISLGVTCQIGAVLLVGCLGGKNAGVLSQIAYVVLGLILPVFDQGGGLDYVIKPMFGYLLGFIAGAWVCGFLAFRLPLRLESLGFSCLCGLFTIHIYGIGYLTIFHLILNMTSRDGLSLMDTMLKYSIYPLPGQLAIVCAVTVVAYTLRHLLFY, from the coding sequence GTGTCTGCTCCCCATGAACTCGTTTGGGCTTTAATTGGCTTATTACTGACTATCGGTGGCACCTTTTTAGAAGCCTTCGTGACAAATCCGCCCTGGGATTGGTCAAGCCAAGGAATTCAGCCCATTTCCTTAGGCGTTACCTGTCAGATTGGGGCGGTTCTACTTGTTGGGTGTTTAGGTGGAAAAAATGCAGGTGTCCTGTCTCAAATTGCTTATGTGGTTTTAGGTTTAATTTTACCGGTCTTTGACCAAGGCGGGGGTTTAGACTATGTAATAAAACCCATGTTTGGGTATTTATTAGGATTTATTGCGGGAGCCTGGGTTTGTGGTTTTTTGGCGTTTCGTCTGCCTTTGCGATTAGAATCCCTAGGGTTTAGCTGCTTATGTGGTTTATTCACAATCCATATTTACGGAATAGGCTATTTAACGATTTTTCATCTTATTTTGAACATGACAAGTAGGGATGGTTTATCGTTGATGGATACTATGTTGAAATACTCGATTTATCCTTTGCCAGGGCAGTTAGCCATTGTTTGTGCGGTTACAGTTGTAGCGTATACCCTGCGGCATTTATTGTTTTATTAG
- a CDS encoding Hpt domain-containing protein codes for MIIDDEELRTLYKTAGEERLEKLTVGLHHLQKNPENETTLEQLLRDVHSLKGDSKSLGVKAVETLADRMEWTLGRIKRQKLVFSPSVSQCLDHVLDAIRLLIAEAITGKPSGVNLAEILDQFKQLAIQPAENAAAKDIPPEPLEREDMSAESSELAESYIDDDELRDVYQLASRERLQSLEAGLRHLTENPDDEAIWEQLRREAHSIKGDSRSVGVETVEILAHPLEEIIENLKSQPTAFTPDVSQTLHQGVEAITQLVQEAVTGKPSAVDTTEVLEQFMLVLENCQSSTVASPIQEEAGEAGEAGEVYPSRIDPPPQLAESYIDDDELREVYQLTSGERLHSLETGLNDLAQNPDNDAIWEELRREVHSLKGDSRSVGVESVEILAHPLEEIIENLKSQPTAFTPDVNQTLHQGVEAISKLVQEAITGQPSAVDTTQVLEQFMLVLEDCQQSAVASPSQAEPGLVGAGFTDTLEPTTDNGTQPTSPQPSPPPQLAESYIDDDELREVYQLASSERLQILEAGLLHLEKYPDDQATLDQLLREAHSLKGDSRSVGVESVETLVHHIEEVFDRIKHRQLGFTVKVSESLYDALEAIRGLVEEAVTGQPQGVDTAQVLNQLIDAIEASAQSPPVIPVSETPTPLSSRPDSVTIVGLPNVPSSSSQPPLSATFIDDEEMRDVYKLASLERLQKLEAGLLQLEKQPDDSTTLDELLREAHSLKGDSRSAGVEPVEALIHHVEEILGGIKLQPTILTPDISDRLYRGLDAMGKLVQEAVTGQYQGVNTTAVLNQLLDVSLPSLPDAGSTPVKPLPTQPPVPKTPALSDTYRIDTIRVPTRDLDGLMAQAEELNVTKLRVAYTASEIEELVTLWQEWKAFYRQSGEATATDVNPFQERLDEKITALRTATQENTSNLDLIAEDLRERIQTLRQLPLSTIFQLFPRMVRDLARKQSKQVELIIEGGETTADKTILEDIKDSLTHLIRNAIDHGIETPAEREKLGKPPVAKIWLRGSLIGNTIIIEVADDGRGLDIDQIKQTAIKRKLYQPDELERMNPSQIYDLIFTPGFSTRSFITEISGRGIGLDVVKTNIERLKGAIAIESTPNQGSTFRIQLRTTLATVNALFVEVQGIVQALPIEFVQTSLLLSPDEIETVDGRETLNWQGQRVPVANLANVLELSNSPAYALITKKETPLSELRSCILLKVGDEVSGFLVDRLLDTQEIPLKPQSTLLKRVKNILGATILPTGDVCMILNPADLVKSGQQQSPATVSVKANTVLQTKPTILLVEDSLPVRTQERRLLEGAGYEVVIAVDGLDGYTKLKSRHFDAVVSDVEMPHLDGLSLTATIRQHSEYQDLPIILVTTLDSEADQQRGAEAGADAYIIKGKFNQAFLLETISRLV; via the coding sequence ATGATCATAGACGATGAAGAATTGCGAACGTTGTATAAAACGGCGGGTGAAGAACGTCTAGAGAAACTTACTGTCGGTTTGCACCATCTACAAAAAAATCCAGAGAATGAAACAACCTTAGAACAGTTGCTGCGAGATGTTCACAGCTTAAAAGGAGACTCTAAAAGTCTAGGGGTTAAAGCTGTAGAAACCCTTGCCGATCGCATGGAATGGACTCTGGGACGGATTAAACGCCAAAAGCTGGTTTTTTCGCCGTCAGTGAGCCAATGTCTTGATCATGTATTAGATGCAATTCGTCTTTTAATTGCTGAAGCGATAACAGGTAAACCAAGCGGCGTCAATTTAGCTGAAATATTGGATCAATTTAAACAACTCGCTATTCAACCAGCAGAGAACGCCGCAGCTAAAGACATTCCACCAGAACCTCTAGAGAGAGAGGATATGAGCGCTGAATCATCTGAATTAGCCGAAAGCTATATCGACGATGATGAACTCCGAGACGTTTATCAACTGGCTAGTCGTGAACGATTACAAAGTCTAGAAGCTGGGTTGCGTCATTTGACAGAAAATCCAGACGATGAAGCTATCTGGGAACAGTTGCGCCGAGAAGCCCATAGTATTAAGGGCGATTCTCGTAGCGTTGGCGTGGAAACCGTGGAAATTTTGGCTCATCCCCTAGAGGAAATTATCGAGAACCTTAAATCCCAACCCACAGCGTTTACCCCAGATGTTAGCCAAACCTTACATCAAGGAGTAGAGGCAATTACTCAATTAGTCCAGGAAGCCGTAACAGGTAAACCCAGTGCGGTGGATACCACTGAGGTACTAGAACAATTTATGCTAGTGCTGGAAAATTGCCAATCATCGACGGTTGCGTCTCCCATTCAAGAGGAAGCTGGGGAAGCTGGGGAAGCTGGGGAAGTTTATCCGAGTCGTATTGATCCCCCACCCCAACTCGCCGAAAGCTATATCGACGATGATGAATTACGAGAGGTGTATCAACTTACCAGTGGTGAACGATTGCACAGCCTGGAAACGGGGTTAAATGATTTAGCCCAAAACCCAGACAACGACGCTATCTGGGAGGAGTTACGCCGGGAAGTTCATAGTCTTAAAGGCGATTCTCGCAGCGTTGGCGTGGAATCGGTGGAAATTCTGGCTCATCCTCTAGAAGAAATTATCGAGAACCTTAAATCCCAACCCACAGCGTTTACCCCAGATGTTAACCAAACCTTACATCAAGGAGTAGAGGCAATTAGTAAATTAGTCCAAGAAGCGATAACCGGTCAACCCAGTGCGGTGGATACCACTCAGGTGCTAGAACAATTTATGCTGGTGCTGGAGGATTGCCAACAATCGGCTGTAGCATCTCCAAGTCAAGCCGAACCAGGGCTTGTCGGGGCGGGTTTTACCGATACCCTTGAGCCGACAACCGATAACGGAACCCAACCCACCTCGCCTCAACCGTCTCCCCCACCCCAACTCGCCGAAAGTTATATCGATGATGATGAATTACGAGAGGTGTATCAACTCGCCAGTAGCGAACGGTTGCAGATTTTAGAAGCCGGGTTACTGCATTTAGAAAAATATCCCGATGACCAAGCTACTTTAGATCAATTACTGCGGGAAGCCCATAGTCTCAAAGGCGATTCTCGTAGCGTTGGCGTCGAATCGGTGGAAACCCTTGTCCATCATATCGAAGAAGTTTTCGATCGCATCAAACATCGACAACTCGGTTTTACGGTCAAAGTCAGTGAAAGCCTCTATGATGCATTAGAAGCCATTCGTGGCTTAGTCGAGGAAGCGGTAACGGGTCAACCTCAGGGTGTGGATACGGCGCAAGTGCTGAATCAATTAATCGACGCCATTGAAGCATCAGCCCAATCTCCCCCGGTGATTCCTGTCTCCGAAACTCCCACGCCTTTATCCTCTCGTCCGGATTCTGTCACGATTGTCGGGTTACCCAATGTCCCATCTTCATCCTCTCAACCTCCCCTCAGCGCCACGTTTATTGACGATGAGGAAATGCGGGATGTTTATAAACTCGCCAGCCTTGAACGCTTACAGAAGCTAGAAGCGGGATTACTGCAATTAGAAAAGCAGCCGGATGACTCAACCACCTTAGATGAGTTACTGCGCGAAGCCCATAGTTTAAAAGGAGACTCTAGAAGCGCGGGCGTTGAACCCGTGGAAGCCTTAATCCACCACGTTGAAGAGATTTTGGGCGGGATTAAACTCCAGCCTACTATCTTAACCCCAGATATTAGCGATCGCTTGTATCGAGGATTGGATGCGATGGGTAAGCTCGTACAGGAAGCGGTGACGGGTCAATATCAGGGTGTGAATACTACGGCGGTTCTCAACCAATTACTCGATGTTTCTCTCCCTAGCTTACCTGATGCTGGATCGACTCCCGTTAAACCCCTTCCCACCCAACCGCCAGTACCCAAAACCCCAGCCCTAAGTGACACCTACCGGATTGATACGATTCGGGTTCCTACTCGTGATTTAGATGGGTTAATGGCGCAAGCGGAGGAATTAAATGTCACGAAACTTCGTGTTGCATACACGGCGTCAGAAATTGAGGAACTGGTGACACTTTGGCAAGAGTGGAAAGCCTTTTATCGTCAATCCGGTGAGGCGACAGCCACAGACGTTAACCCATTCCAAGAACGCTTAGATGAAAAAATTACCGCCTTACGCACCGCCACCCAGGAAAATACCTCTAACCTCGATTTAATTGCAGAGGATTTACGGGAGAGAATTCAAACCCTACGCCAGTTACCTCTGTCTACTATCTTCCAGTTGTTTCCCCGTATGGTGCGGGATTTAGCCCGCAAACAATCGAAACAGGTGGAGTTAATTATTGAAGGGGGAGAGACGACGGCGGATAAAACTATTCTGGAAGATATTAAAGACTCTTTAACCCATCTAATTCGGAACGCGATCGATCATGGGATTGAGACACCCGCAGAACGGGAAAAATTAGGTAAACCGCCAGTAGCAAAAATTTGGCTGCGGGGTAGTTTAATTGGTAATACGATTATCATTGAAGTCGCTGATGATGGGCGAGGACTGGATATCGACCAAATTAAGCAAACCGCCATTAAACGGAAGCTTTACCAACCCGATGAACTAGAGAGGATGAATCCCAGTCAAATTTATGACCTAATTTTTACCCCCGGATTCTCCACCCGCAGCTTTATTACTGAAATTTCGGGTCGAGGGATTGGCTTAGATGTTGTCAAGACAAACATTGAACGACTCAAAGGCGCGATCGCGATCGAATCAACTCCCAATCAAGGTAGTACATTCCGCATCCAACTTCGCACCACCTTAGCCACCGTTAATGCCTTATTTGTTGAGGTTCAGGGAATTGTTCAAGCCCTCCCAATTGAATTCGTCCAAACCAGTTTACTCCTTTCCCCAGATGAAATAGAAACCGTTGATGGGCGGGAGACGTTAAACTGGCAAGGTCAAAGGGTTCCCGTCGCCAATCTTGCCAATGTCTTGGAACTCTCGAACTCTCCCGCTTACGCCCTGATCACCAAAAAAGAAACACCGCTATCTGAGTTGCGATCGTGTATTTTACTCAAGGTTGGTGATGAAGTTTCCGGATTTTTAGTCGATCGACTTTTGGATACCCAAGAAATCCCTCTCAAACCCCAAAGTACGTTATTAAAGCGGGTGAAAAATATTTTGGGTGCAACGATTCTCCCCACTGGGGACGTTTGTATGATTCTCAATCCGGCGGATTTAGTTAAGTCGGGACAACAACAAAGTCCCGCAACAGTTTCGGTTAAAGCCAATACGGTTCTACAAACGAAACCGACAATTCTCTTAGTCGAAGATTCTCTCCCAGTGCGAACGCAAGAACGACGACTTTTAGAAGGGGCGGGGTATGAAGTAGTAATTGCGGTTGATGGATTAGATGGCTATACCAAACTTAAAAGCCGTCATTTTGATGCCGTAGTTTCTGATGTGGAAATGCCTCATTTAGATGGGTTATCTTTAACCGCCACGATTCGCCAGCATTCGGAATATCAAGACTTACCGATTATTTTAGTCACCACCTTGGATTCAGAAGCTGATCAACAACGGGGTGCAGAAGCCGGAGCGGACGCTTACATTATTAAAGGTAAGTTCAACCAAGCGTTTCTATTAGAAACCATCAGCCGATTGGTTTAA
- the lspA gene encoding signal peptidase II: protein MPFKKNRYFWVIAAVSVIVDQLTKYLVVQNFALYESLPLIPDVFHLTYVLNTGAAFSLFSQGGVWLRWLSLAVSLGLMGLAWFGSRLKPIEQLGYGFILGGALGNGIDRFFNDCIVNGKELTCVVDFLEFPIVKFPILVDFRHIRLAPFPVFNFADVFINLGIICLLIISFRQSPSAANSNK, encoded by the coding sequence ATGCCTTTTAAAAAAAATCGTTACTTCTGGGTAATTGCCGCTGTTAGTGTAATTGTGGATCAACTGACTAAATATTTAGTGGTACAAAATTTTGCCTTATACGAAAGTTTGCCTCTGATTCCCGATGTTTTTCACTTAACCTATGTACTCAATACTGGGGCAGCATTTAGTCTGTTTAGTCAGGGCGGAGTTTGGCTGCGCTGGCTATCACTGGCAGTGAGTCTGGGGTTAATGGGGTTGGCATGGTTTGGCTCTCGGCTGAAACCGATTGAGCAGTTAGGCTACGGCTTTATTTTAGGCGGTGCATTAGGGAATGGAATTGACCGCTTTTTTAATGATTGTATCGTTAATGGAAAAGAGTTAACCTGTGTAGTTGATTTTCTGGAATTCCCGATTGTCAAGTTCCCTATATTAGTCGATTTTCGTCATATTCGACTCGCGCCTTTTCCGGTGTTTAATTTTGCTGATGTTTTTATTAATCTAGGGATTATCTGTTTGTTAATTATCAGTTTTCGCCAAAGCCCATCGGCGGCTAACTCAAACAAGTAG